The following proteins come from a genomic window of Ictalurus furcatus strain D&B chromosome 14, Billie_1.0, whole genome shotgun sequence:
- the LOC128618360 gene encoding protocadherin gamma-A11-like: MEQLGHAIWRKSHTRFLFVAILLLFERTIWAQIQWSISEEQNEGTLVGNIAKDLGIDHRILKERGLRIVSASAESRFRVNQDDGGLYVNGKIDREEVCAGGSSCLENLKIVLENPLEIHYISVHILDINDNAPNFIPQTKHLDIGESALPGTRFQLQAAHDPDSGSHSIQNYKLSHNDHFRLEVKDRDEDGKIPILILQKQLDREAAQNIKLLLTAVDGGKPPRSGTTEVIINVLDINDNAPVFTEDAYTVMLHENVPIGTTVIQLNATDLDDGSNGEVVYSISNNINKKLRELFEISPMTGEIIVKGVLDFEVKDKYEIDIQASDKGSVPMTSDKTVTIKIVDVNDNAPEIEVTSFSSAIPEDSRSGTTVALISLSDLDSGINGKVSCSVPEDMPFRLFSSSHDNVYSLVTSSTLDREMASQYDITLSATDAGNPPLSSMKTITVLVSDVNDNNPLFISSPYTFYVMENNTPGTSLFSVFAFDQDSDENAVISYQIWRDNLKENKYTSFININSENGVIYALKSFDFETVKTFQFHVLATDSGSPSLSSNVTVNVFILDQNDNVPVILYPVSANGSAEGVEEIPRNVNAGHLVTKVRAYDADIGYNGWLLFSLQEVSDHSLFGLDRYTGQIRTLRSFTETDDAEHKLVILVKDNGNVSLSATATLIIKVVEPKEAFATSDVKNSVKEEEETNVTFYLIITLGSVSFLFIISIIVLLVMQCSKSTDFSSKYLQDTNYDGTLCHSIQYRSGDKRYMLVGPRSSIGSTLVPGSNRNTLVIPDRRRRTSVEVRRLTYKGNSLVSSVCLRKIRHLSLYKEICDVN, from the coding sequence ATGGAACAACTGGGACATGCGATATGGCGGAAATCACACACGAGATTCTTATTTGTGGCAATTTTGCTGTTGTTTGAGAGAACGATTTGGGCGCAGATACAATGGTCAATTTCTGAAGAACAGAATGAAGGTACCCTGGTTGGGAATATCGCCAAGGATTTAGGTATCGACCACAGAATCCTAAAGGAGCGAGGATTACGCATTGTATCAGCCTCGGCAGAGTCGAGGTTCAGGGTAAATCAGGACGACGGAGGACTGTATGTGAACGGAAAAATAGACAGAGAAGAGGTCTGCGCGGGAGGCAGCTCTTGTTtggaaaatttaaaaattgttcTTGAAAATCCACTGGAGATTCATTATATATCAGTACATATTTTGGACATAAACGACAATGCTCCGAATTTCATTCcgcaaacaaaacatttggatATTGGAGAATCAGCCTTACCGGGGACACGATTTCAGCTCCAAGCCGCTCACGACCCTGATAGTGGCAGCCATTCTATTCAGAATTATAAATTGAGTCACAACGATCATTTTCGATTAGAAGTAAAAGATCGTGATGAAGACGGTAAAATTCCTATTCTGATATTACAAAAGCAGTTAGACAGAGAAGCGGCGCAGAATATAAAATTGTTATTAACCGCTGTAGATGGTGGAAAACCACCAAGGTCTGGAACAACAGAAGTAATCATAAATGTGCTGGATATAAATGATAACGCACCAGTTTTTACTGAAGATGCCTATACTGTAATGCTACATGAAAACGTACCTATTGGTACAACAGTAATACAGCTGAACGCCACAGATTTGGATGACGGCTCAAATGGTGAGGTTGTTTATTCGATAagtaataatataaacaaaaaattacGCGAACTTTTTGAAATATCTCCGATGACTGGCGAAATCATTGTGAAGGGAGTTTTAGATTTTGAAGTTAAAGACAAATATGAGATTGATATTCAAGCATCCGACAAAGGCTCTGTACCAATGACATCAGACAAGACAGTAACTATAAAgattgtagatgtaaatgacaATGCGCCAGAGATAGAGGTAACATCATTTTCAAGTGCCATTCCAGAAGATTCCAGATCAGGGACAACAGTTGCTTTGATAAGTTTATCTGATTTAGACTCTGGGATCAACGGAAAAGTTTCTTGTTCAGTACCTGAGGACATGCCTTTCAGGCTATTTTCATCCTCACATGATAATGTTTACTCGTTAGTTACATCGTCAACTCTTGATAGGGAAATGGCATCTCAATATGATATTACATTATCTGCAACAGACGCAGGGAACCCGCCATTGTCATCTATGAAGACTATAACTGTGCTAGTATCAgatgtaaatgataataatCCATTGTTTATTAGTTCCCCATACACGTTTTATGTAATGGAAAACAATACTCCAGGaacatctttattttctgtatttgctTTTGATCAAGACTCAGACGAAAACGCAGTAATCAGCTATCAGATATGGAGAGATAATCTTAAAGAGAACAAGTACACATCTTTTATCAATATAAATTCTGAAAATGGCGTCATATACGCGTTAAAAAGTTTTGACTTTGAGACAGTAAAGACGTTCCAGTTCCACGTGCTTGCTACAGATTCTGGATCGCCCTCATTAAGCAGCAACGTCACCGTGAACGTCTTCATTCTGGATCAGAACGACAACGTTCCAGTGATCTTATATCCAGTCAGCGCTAACGGTTCTGCTGAAGGTGTGGAGGAGATTCCTCGCAATGTCAACGCAGGACATTTAGTGACTAAAGTGAGAGCCTATGACGCGGATATAGGATACAACGGCTGGTTATTATTTTCACTGCAGGAAGTGAGTGACCACAGTCTCTTTGGTTTGGACCGCTATACAGGACAAATAAGAACCCTTCGCTCATTCACAGAAACAGATGATGCTGAACATAAACTAGTCATACTGGTCAAAGACAATGGTAACGTTTCCCTTTCAGCAACAGCGACACTGATTATAAAAGTTGTGGAGCCCAAAGAGGCTTTTGCAACTTCTGACGTTAAAAACTCAgtaaaagaagaggaagaaactaatgttacattttatttgatcattacCTTGGGCTCGGTTTCGTTTCTTTTTATCATCAGTATCATCGTGCTGCTTGTAATGCAGTGCTCCAAGTCTACAGACTTTTCCTCCAAGTATTTGCAAGACACAAATTATGACGGGACACTGTGTCACAGCATCCAGTACAGATCCGGAGATAAACGTTACATGTTAGTAGGACCCAGATCAAGTATCGGTTCTACTCTAGTTCCAGGCAGTAATAGAAATACCCTTGTGATACCAGATCGCAGGAGGAGAACATCTGTTGAGGTAAGAAGACTTACTTACAAAGGCAATTCTTTGGTTTCTAGTGTGTGCCTTAGAAAAATACGCCACCTCTCCCTTTATAAGGAAATATGCGATGTTAACTGA
- the LOC128617846 gene encoding protocadherin gamma-A11-like: protein MEQRRGASWRRIHVRLAFMVVSLLFGRAVWAQIRYSVSEEQKDGTVVGNIAKDLGIDARSLRERGFRIVSSSGESLFKVNQNDGALYVSGNLDRETVCEKSTSCTIILKIAMENPLEIHYVTVEIIDVNDHAPVFTEKETLLEIWESALPGTRFQLQPARDSDSGSNSIQTYKLSQNDHFRLEVKDRDEDGKIPILILQKQLDREAAHNIKLLLTAVDGGKPSRSGTTEVIINVLDINDNAPVFSEDAYSVMLHENAPIGTTVIQLNATDLDDGSNGEIVYSIGNNVNNKLRELFEISPITGELIVKGVLDFETKDKYEIDIQASDKGLAPMISDKTVTIKIVDVNDNAPEIEVTSFSSAIPEDSRSGTTVALISVSDLDSGVNGKVSCSVPEDMPFRLFSSSHDNVYSLVTSSALDREMASQYDITLSATDAGNPPLSSMKTITVLVSDVNDNNPLFISSPYTFYVMENNTPGTSLCSVFAFDRDADENAVINYQIWRDNLKENKYTSFINVNSENGAIYALKSFDFETVKTFQFHVIAADSGTPSLSSNVTVNVFILDQNDNVPVILYPVSANGSAEGVEEIPRNVNAGHLVTKVRAYDADIGYNGWLLFSLQEVSDHSLFALDRYTGQIRTLRSFTETDEAEHKLVILVKDNGNVSLSSTATLIIKVVEPKEAFATSDVKNSVKENEETNVTFYLIITLGSVSFLFIISVIVLIVMQCSKSTDYSSKYLQDTHYDGTLCHSIQYRSGDKRYMLVGPRSSIGSTLVPGSNRNTLVIPDRRRRTSGEVRRTYLKG, encoded by the coding sequence ATGGAACAAAGGAGAGGCGCTTCATGGCGAAGGATACATGTAAGACTTGCCTTCATGGTTGTATCGTTGCTGTTTGGAAGAGCGGTATGGGCACAGATACGGTATTCTGTCTCTGAAGAGCAGAAGGATGGTACCGTGGTTGGAAATATTGCAAAGGATCTAGGAATTGATGCAAGAAGCTTAAGAGAGAGAGGATTCCGAATCGTGTCATCCTCAGGGGAGTCACTGTTTAAGGTAAATCAGAATGACGGAGCGTTGTATGTTAGTGGAAACTTAGACAGAGAGACGGTGTGCGAGAAAAGCACATCGTGCACGATCATTCTCAAAATCGCCATGGAAAATCCACTGGAGATCCATTATGTGACTGTAGAGATTATAGACGTGAATGATCATGCTCCTGTTTTTACTGAAAAAGAAACGCTCTTAGAGATATGGGAGTCGGCGTTACCCGGAACGCGTTTTCAGCTTCAGCCAGCACGCGACTCTGACAGCGGATCAAATTCTATTCAAACGTATAAACTCAGCCAGAACGATCATTTCCGACTCGAAGTGAAAGATCGTGATGAAGACGGCAAAATTCCGATTCTGATATTACAGAAGCAGTTAGACAGAGAAGCTGCGCATAATATAAAATTGTTATTAACCGCTGTAGATGGTGGAAAACCATCAAGATCTGGAACAACGGAAGTAATCATAAATGTGCTGGATATAAATGATAACGCACCTGTTTTCAGTGAAGATGCCTATTCTGTGATGCTGCACGAAAACGCGCCTATAGGCACAACAGTAATACAGCTGAACGCCACAGATTTGGACGACGGCTCAAATGGCGAGATTGTTTATTCCATTGgcaataatgtaaataataaattacgCGAACTTTTTGAAATATCCCCGATCACTGGAGAACTCATTGTGAAGGGAGTTTTAGATTTTGAGACCAAAGACAAATATGAAATTGATATTCAAGCATCCGACAAAGGGCTTGCACCAATGATATCAGACAAGACAGTAACTATAAAgattgtagatgtaaatgacaATGCGCCAGAGATAGAGGTGACATCATTTTCAAGTGCCATTCCAGAAGATTCCAGATCAGGGACTACAGTTGCTTTAATAAGTGTATCTGATTTAGACTCTGGAGTCAACGGAAAAGTTTCTTGTTCAGTACCTGAGGACATGCCTTTCAGGCTTTTTTCATCCTCACATGATAATGTTTACTCGTTAGTTACATCATCAGCACTTGATAGGGAAATGGCATCTCAATATGATATTACATTATCTGCAACAGACGCAGGGAACCCGCCATTGTCATCTATGAAGACTATAACTGTGCTAGTATCAgatgtaaatgataataatCCATTGTTTATTAGTTCCCCATACACGTTTTATGTAATGGAAAACAATACTCCAGGAACATCTTTATGTTCTGTATTTGCTTTTGATCGAGATGCAGATGAAAACGCAGTAATCAACTATCAGATATGGAGAGATAATCTTAAAGAGAACAAGTACACATCTTTTATCAATGTAAATTCTGAAAATGGTGCCATTTATGCATTAAAAAGTTTTGACTTTGAGACAGTAAAGACATTCCAGTTTCACGTGATCGCTGCAGATTCTGGAACTCCGTCACTAAGCAGCAACGTCACAGTGAATGTGTTCATTCTGGATCAGAACGACAACGTTCCAGTGATCTTATATCCAGTCAGTGCTAACGGTTCTGCTGAAGGTGTGGAGGAGATTCCCCGCAATGTCAACGCAGGACATTTAGTGACTAAAGTGAGAGCCTATGACGCGGATATAGGATACAACGGCTGGTTATTATTTTCACTGCAGGAAGTGAGTGACCACAGTCTCTTTGCTTTGGACCGCTATACAGGACAAATAAGAACCCTTCGCTCATTCACAGAAACAGATGAGGCTGAACATAAATTGGTCATACTGGTCAAAGACAATGGAAACGTTTCACTTTCATCAACAGCGACACTGATTATAAAAGTTGTGGAGCCCAAAGAGGCTTTTGCAACTTCTGACGTTAAAAACtcagtaaaagaaaatgaagaaactaatgttacattttatttgatcattacATTGGGCTcggtttcatttctttttatcaTCAGTGTCATCGTGCTAATTGTAATGCAGTGCTCCAAATCTACAGACTATTCCTCCAAGTATTTGCAAGACACACATTATGACGGGACACTGTGTCACAGCATCCAGTACAGATCCGGAGATAAACGCTACATGTTAGTAGGACCCAGATCAAGTATCGGTTCTACTCTAGTTCCAGGCAGTAATAGAAATACCCTTGTGATACCAGATCGGAGGAGGAGAACTTCTGGTGAGGTAAGAAGGACTTATTTAAAAGGGTAA
- the LOC128617841 gene encoding protocadherin gamma-A11-like gives MEQRRGASWRKIHVRLAFMVVSLLFGRAVWAQIRYSVSEEQKDGTVIGNIAKDLGIDARSLRERGFRIVSSSGESLFKVNQNDGALYVSGNLDRETVCEKSTSCTIVLKIAMENPLEIHYVTVEIIDMNDHAPVFTEKETLLEIWESALPGTRFQLQEAHDPDSGSNSIQTYKLIQNVHFRLEVKDRDEDGKIPILILQKQLDREAAKNIKLLLTAVDGGKPPRSGTTEVIINVLDINDNAPVFTEDSYTVMLHENVPIGTTVIQLNATDLDDGSNGEIVYSIGSNVKNKLRELFEISPITGEIIVKGVLDFEVKDKYEIDIQASDKGLAPMISDKTVTIKIVDVNDNAPEIEVTSFSSAIPEDSRSGTTVALISVSDLDSGVNGKVSCSVPEDMPFRLFSSSHDNVYSLVTSSALDREMASQYDITLSATDTGNPPLSSMKTITVQVSDVNDNNPLFISSPYTFYVMENNTPGTSLFSVFAFDQDSDENAVINYQIWRDDLKENKYTSFINVNSENGAIYGLKSFDFETVKMIQFHVLATDSGSPPLSSNVTVNVFILDQNDNVPVILYPVSANGSAEGVEEIPRNANAGHLVTKVRAYDADIGYNGWLLFSLQEVSDHSLFALDRYTGQIRTLRSFTETDEAEHKLVILVKDNGNVSLSATATLIIKVVEPKEAFATSDVKNSVKEEEETNITFYLIITLGSISFLFIISITVLIIMQCSKSTDYSSKYLQDTHYDGTLCHSIQYRSGDKRYMLVGPRSSIGSTLVPGSNRNTLVIPDRRRRTSGEVRRTYLKWQFQSLPITLS, from the coding sequence ATGGAACAAAGGAGAGGCGCTTCATGGCGAAAGATACATGTAAGACTTGCCTTCATGGTTGTATCGTTGCTGTTTGGAAGAGCGGTATGGGCACAGATACGGTATTCTGTCTCTGAAGAGCAGAAGGATGGTACCGTGATTGGAAATATTGCAAAGGATCTAGGAATTGATGCAAGAAGCTTAAGAGAGAGAGGATTCCGCATCGTGTCATCCTCAGGGGAATCACTGTTTAAGGTAAATCAGAATGACGGAGCGTTGTATGTTAGTGGAAACTTAGACAGAGAGACGGTGTGTGAGAAAAGCACATCGTGCACGATCGTTCTCAAAATCGCCATGGAAAATCCACTGGAGATTCATTATGTGACTGTAGAGATTATAGACATGAATGATCATGCTCCTGTTTTTACTGAAAAAGAAACGCTCTTAGAGATATGGGAGTCGGCGTTACCCGGAACGCGTTTTCAGCTTCAGGAAGCCCACGACCCTGACAGCGGATCAAATTCTATTCAAACGTATAAACTTATCCAGAACGTCCATTTCCGACTCGAAGTCAAAGATCGTGATGAAGACGGCAAAATTCCTATTCTGATATTACAAAAGCAGTTAGACAGAGAAGCCGCAAAGAATATAAAATTGTTATTAACCGCTGTAGATGGCGGAAAACCACCAAGATCTGGAACAACGGAAGTAATCATAAATGTGCTGGATATAAATGATAACGCACCTGTTTTCACTGAAGATTCCTATACTGTAATGCTGCACGAAAACGTGCCTATAGGTACAACAGTAATACAGCTGAACGCCACAGATTTGGATGACGGCTCAAACGGCGAGATTGTTTATTCCATAGGTagtaatgtgaaaaataaattacgCGAACTTTTTGAAATATCGCCGATCACTGGTGAAATCATTGTGAAGGGAGTTTTAGATTTTGAAGTTAAAGACAAATATGAGATTGATATTCAAGCATCCGACAAAGGGCTTGCACCAATGATATCAGACAAGACAGTAACTATAAAgattgtagatgtaaatgacaATGCGCCAGAGATAGAGGTGACATCATTTTCAAGTGCCATTCCAGAAGATTCCAGATCAGGGACTACAGTTGCTTTAATAAGTGTATCTGATTTAGACTCTGGAGTAAATGGAAAAGTTTCTTGTTCAGTACCTGAGGACATGCCTTTCAGGcttttttcttcctcacatGATAATGTTTACTCGTTAGTTACATCGTCAGCACTGGATAGGGAAATGGCATCTCAATATGATATTACATTATCTGCAACAGACACAGGGAACCCGCCATTGTCATCTATGAAGACTATAACTGTACAAGTATCAgatgtaaatgataataatCCATTGTTTATTAGTTCCCCATACACGTTTTATGTAATGGAAAACAATACTCCAGGaacatctttattttctgtatttgctTTTGATCAAGACTCAGACGAAAACGCAGTAATCAACTATCAGATATGGAGAGATGATCTCAAAGAGAACAAGTACACATCTTTTATCAATGTAAATTCTGAAAATGGTGCCATTTATGGATTAAAAAGTTTTGACTTTGAGACAGTAAAGATGATCCAGTTCCACGTGCTTGCTACAGATTCTGGATCTCCGCCACTAAGCAGCAACGTCACAGTGAATGTGTTCATTCTGGATCAGAACGACAACGTTCCAGTGATCTTATATCCAGTCAGTGCTAACGGTTCTGCTGAAGGTGTGGAGGAGATTCCCCGCAATGCCAACGCAGGACATTTAGTGACTAAAGTGAGAGCCTATGACGCGGATATAGGATACAACGGCTGGTTATTATTTTCACTGCAGGAAGTGAGTGACCACAGTCTCTTTGCTTTGGACCGTTATACAGGACAGATAAGGACCCTTCGCTCATTCACAGAAACAGATGAGGCTGAACATAAACTAGTCATACTGGTCAAAGACAATGGAAACGTTTCCCTTTCAGCAACAGCGACACTGATTATAAAAGTTGTGGAGCCCAAAGAGGCTTTTGCAACTTCTGACGTTAAAAACTCAgtaaaagaagaggaagaaactaacattacattttatttgatcattacATTGGGAtcgatttcatttctttttatcaTCAGTATCACCGTGTTGATTATAATGCAGTGCTCCAAATCTACAGACTATTCCTCCAAGTATTTGCAAGATACACATTATGATGGGACACTGTGTCACAGCATCCAGTACAGATCCGGAGATAAACGCTACATGTTAGTAGGACCCAGATCAAGTATCGGTTCTACTCTAGTTCCAGGCAGTAATAGAAATACCCTTGTGATACCAGATCGCAGGAGGAGAACTTCTGGTGAGGTAAGAAGGACTTATTTAAAATGGCAATTCCAGAGTTTACCCATTACATTAAGTTAA